A single region of the Oncorhynchus keta strain PuntledgeMale-10-30-2019 chromosome 4, Oket_V2, whole genome shotgun sequence genome encodes:
- the LOC127929652 gene encoding uncharacterized protein LOC127929652 isoform X18, which yields MLYPVHHMVNLLHVIPCSPHGQSAACYTLFTTWSICCMLYPVHHMVNLLHVIQVYPVHHMVNLLHVIQLYPVVNLLHVIQLYPVHHMVNLLHVIQLYPVVNLLHVIQLYPVHHMVNLLHVIQVYPVHHMVNLLHVIQLYPVVNLLHVIQLYPVHHMVNLLHVIQVYPVVNLLHVIQVYPVVNLLHVIQVYPVHHMVNLLHVIQLYPVHHMVNLLHVIQLYPVHHMVNLLHVIQVYPVVNLLHVIPCGQSAACYSGIPCSPHGQSAACYTLLTTWSICWMYNSHTAAALSCSEAFTPEALSCCP from the exons ATGTTATACCCTGTTCACCACATGGTCAATCTGCTGCATGTTATACCCTGTTCACCACATGGTCAATCTGCTGCATGTTATACCCTGTTCACCACATGGTCAATCTGCTGCATGTTATACCCTGTTCACCACATGGTCAATCTGCTGCATGTTATTCAGGTATACCCTGTTCACCACATGGTCAATCTGCTGCATGTTATTCAGTTATACCCTGTGGTCAATCTGCTGCATGTTATTCAGTTATACCCTGTTCACCACATGGTCAATCTGCTGCATGTTATTCAGTTATACCCTGTGGTCAATCTGCTGCATGTTATTCAGTTATACCCTGTTCACCACATGGTCAATCTGCTGCATGTTATTCAGGTATACCCTGTTCACCACATGGTCAATCTGCTGCATGTTATTCAGTTATACCCTGTGGTCAATCTGCTGCATGTTATTCAGTTATACCCTGTTCACCACATGGTCAATCTGCTGCATGTTATTCAGGTATACCCTGTGGTCAATCTGCTGCATGTTATTCAGGTATACCCTGTGGTCAATCTGCTGCATGTTATTCAG GTATACCCTGTTCACCACATGGTCAATCTGCTGCATGTTATTCAGTTATACCCTGTTCACCACATGGTCAATCTGCTGCATGTTATTCAG TTATACCCTGTTCACCACATGGTCAATCTGCTGCATGTTATTCAGGTATACCCTGTGGTCAATCTGCTGCATGTTATACCCTGTGGTCAATCTGCTGCATGTTATTCAGGTATACCCTGTTCACCACATGGTCAATCTGCTGCATGTTATACCCTGTTAACCACATGGTCAATCTGCTGGATGTACAACAGTCACACGGCTGCGGCCTTGTCCTGCTCTGAAGCCTTTACCCCCGAGGCTCTATCATGTTGCCCTTGA
- the LOC127929652 gene encoding uncharacterized protein LOC127929652 isoform X2 has product MLYPVHHMVNLLHVIPCSPHGQSAACYTLFTTWSICCMLYPVHHMVNLLHVIQVYPVHHMVNLLHVIQLYPVVNLLHVIQLYPVHHMVNLLHVIQLYPVVNLLHVIQLYPVHHMVNLLHVIQVYPVHHMVNLLHVIQLYPVVNLLHVIQLYPVHHMVNLLHVIQVYPVVNLLHVIQVYPVVNLLHVIQVYPVVNLLHVIQVYPVHHMVNLLHVIPCSPHGQSAACYSVIPCSPHGQSAACYSGIPCSPHGQSAACYSVIPCSPHGQSAACYSVIPCSPHGQSAACYSGIPCGQSAACYTLWSICCMLFRYTLFTTWSICCMLYPVNHMVNLLDVQQSHGCGLVLL; this is encoded by the exons ATGTTATACCCTGTTCACCACATGGTCAATCTGCTGCATGTTATACCCTGTTCACCACATGGTCAATCTGCTGCATGTTATACCCTGTTCACCACATGGTCAATCTGCTGCATGTTATACCCTGTTCACCACATGGTCAATCTGCTGCATGTTATTCAGGTATACCCTGTTCACCACATGGTCAATCTGCTGCATGTTATTCAGTTATACCCTGTGGTCAATCTGCTGCATGTTATTCAGTTATACCCTGTTCACCACATGGTCAATCTGCTGCATGTTATTCAGTTATACCCTGTGGTCAATCTGCTGCATGTTATTCAGTTATACCCTGTTCACCACATGGTCAATCTGCTGCATGTTATTCAGGTATACCCTGTTCACCACATGGTCAATCTGCTGCATGTTATTCAGTTATACCCTGTGGTCAATCTGCTGCATGTTATTCAGTTATACCCTGTTCACCACATGGTCAATCTGCTGCATGTTATTCAGGTATACCCTGTGGTCAATCTGCTGCATGTTATTCAGGTATACCCTGTGGTCAATCTGCTGCATGTTATTCAGGTATACCCTGTGGTCAATCTGCTGCATGTTATTCAGGTATACCCTGTTCACCACATGGTCAATCTGCTGCATGTTATACCCTGTTCACCACATGGTCAATCTGCTGCATGTTATTCAGTTATACCCTGTTCACCACATGGTCAATCTGCTGCATGTTATTCAG GTATACCCTGTTCACCACATGGTCAATCTGCTGCATGTTATTCAGTTATACCCTGTTCACCACATGGTCAATCTGCTGCATGTTATTCAG TTATACCCTGTTCACCACATGGTCAATCTGCTGCATGTTATTCAGGTATACCCTGTGGTCAATCTGCTGCATGTTATACCCTGTGGTCAATCTGCTGCATGTTATTCAGGTATACCCTGTTCACCACATGGTCAATCTGCTGCATGTTATACCCTGTTAACCACATGGTCAATCTGCTGGATGTACAACAGTCACACGGCTGCGGCCTTGTCCTGCTCTGA
- the LOC127929652 gene encoding uncharacterized protein LOC127929652 isoform X13, producing the protein MLYPVHHMVNLLHVIPCSPHGQSAACYTLFTTWSICCMLYPVHHMVNLLHVIQVYPVHHMVNLLHVIQLYPVVNLLHVIQLYPVHHMVNLLHVIQLYPVVNLLHVIQLYPVHHMVNLLHVIQVYPVHHMVNLLHVIQLYPVVNLLHVIQLYPVHHMVNLLHVIQVYPVVNLLHVIQVYPVVNLLHVIQVYPVVNLLHVIQVYPVHHMVNLLHVIPCSPHGQSAACYSVIPCSPHGQSAACYSVIPCSPHGQSAACYSGIPCGQSAACYTLWSICCMLFRYTLFTTWSICCMLYPVNHMVNLLDVQQSHGCGLVLL; encoded by the exons ATGTTATACCCTGTTCACCACATGGTCAATCTGCTGCATGTTATACCCTGTTCACCACATGGTCAATCTGCTGCATGTTATACCCTGTTCACCACATGGTCAATCTGCTGCATGTTATACCCTGTTCACCACATGGTCAATCTGCTGCATGTTATTCAGGTATACCCTGTTCACCACATGGTCAATCTGCTGCATGTTATTCAGTTATACCCTGTGGTCAATCTGCTGCATGTTATTCAGTTATACCCTGTTCACCACATGGTCAATCTGCTGCATGTTATTCAGTTATACCCTGTGGTCAATCTGCTGCATGTTATTCAGTTATACCCTGTTCACCACATGGTCAATCTGCTGCATGTTATTCAGGTATACCCTGTTCACCACATGGTCAATCTGCTGCATGTTATTCAGTTATACCCTGTGGTCAATCTGCTGCATGTTATTCAGTTATACCCTGTTCACCACATGGTCAATCTGCTGCATGTTATTCAGGTATACCCTGTGGTCAATCTGCTGCATGTTATTCAGGTATACCCTGTGGTCAATCTGCTGCATGTTATTCAGGTATACCCTGTGGTCAATCTGCTGCATGTTATTCAGGTATACCCTGTTCACCACATGGTCAATCTGCTGCATGTTATACCCTGTTCACCACATGGTCAATCTGCTGCATGTTATTCAGTTATACCCTGTTCACCACATGGTCAATCTGCTGCATGTTATTCAG TTATACCCTGTTCACCACATGGTCAATCTGCTGCATGTTATTCAGGTATACCCTGTGGTCAATCTGCTGCATGTTATACCCTGTGGTCAATCTGCTGCATGTTATTCAGGTATACCCTGTTCACCACATGGTCAATCTGCTGCATGTTATACCCTGTTAACCACATGGTCAATCTGCTGGATGTACAACAGTCACACGGCTGCGGCCTTGTCCTGCTCTGA
- the LOC127929652 gene encoding uncharacterized protein LOC127929652 isoform X15, producing MLYPVHHMVNLLHVIPCSPHGQSAACYTLFTTWSICCMLYPVHHMVNLLHVIPCSPHGQSAACYSVIPCGQSAACYSVIPCSPHGQSAACYSGIPCGQSAACYSGIPCGQSAACYSGIPCGQSAACYSGIPCSPHGQSAACYTLFTTWSICCMLFSYTLFTTWSICCMLFRYTLWSICCMLYPVVNLLHVIQVYPVHHMVNLLHVIQLYPVHHMVNLLHVIQLYPVHHMVNLLHVIQVYPVVNLLHVIPCGQSAACYSGIPCSPHGQSAACYTLLTTWSICWMYNSHTAAALSCSEAFTPEALSCCP from the exons ATGTTATACCCTGTTCACCACATGGTCAATCTGCTGCATGTTATACCCTGTTCACCACATGGTCAATCTGCTGCATGTTATACCCTGTTCACCACATGGTCAATCTGCTGCATGTTATACCCTGTTCACCACATGGTCAATCTGCTGCATGTTATACCCTGTTCACCACATGGTCAATCTGCTGCATGTTATTCAG TTATACCCTGTGGTCAATCTGCTGCATGTTATTCAGTTATACCCTGTTCACCACATGGTCAATCTGCTGCATGTTATTCAGGTATACCCTGTGGTCAATCTGCTGCATGTTATTCAGGTATACCCTGTGGTCAATCTGCTGCATGTTATTCAGGTATACCCTGTGGTCAATCTGCTGCATGTTATTCAGGTATACCCTGTTCACCACATGGTCAATCTGCTGCATGTTATACCCTGTTCACCACATGGTCAATCTGCTGCATGTTATTCAGTTATACCCTGTTCACCACATGGTCAATCTGCTGCATGTTATTCAGGTATACCCTGTGGTCAATCTGCTGCATGTTATACCCTGTGGTCAATCTGCTGCATGTTATTCAGGTATACCCTGTTCACCACATGGTCAATCTGCTGCATGTTATTCAGTTATACCCTGTTCACCACATGGTCAATCTGCTGCATGTTATTCAG TTATACCCTGTTCACCACATGGTCAATCTGCTGCATGTTATTCAGGTATACCCTGTGGTCAATCTGCTGCATGTTATACCCTGTGGTCAATCTGCTGCATGTTATTCAGGTATACCCTGTTCACCACATGGTCAATCTGCTGCATGTTATACCCTGTTAACCACATGGTCAATCTGCTGGATGTACAACAGTCACACGGCTGCGGCCTTGTCCTGCTCTGAAGCCTTTACCCCCGAGGCTCTATCATGTTGCCCTTGA
- the LOC127929652 gene encoding uncharacterized protein LOC127929652 isoform X14, protein MLYPVHHMVNLLHVIPCSPHGQSAACYTLFTTWSICCMLYPVHHMVNLLHVIQVYPVHHMVNLLHVIQLYPVVNLLHVIQLYPVHHMVNLLHVIQLYPVVNLLHVIQLYPVHHMVNLLHVIQVYPVHHMVNLLHVIQLYPVVNLLHVIQLYPVHHMVNLLHVIQVYPVVNLLHVIQVYPVVNLLHVIQVYPVVNLLHVIQVYPVHHMVNLLHVIQLYPVHHMVNLLHVIQLYPVHHMVNLLHVIQVYPVVNLLHVIPCGQSAACYSGIPCSPHGQSAACYTLLTTWSICWMYNSHTAAALSCSEAFTPEALSCCP, encoded by the exons ATGTTATACCCTGTTCACCACATGGTCAATCTGCTGCATGTTATACCCTGTTCACCACATGGTCAATCTGCTGCATGTTATACCCTGTTCACCACATGGTCAATCTGCTGCATGTTATACCCTGTTCACCACATGGTCAATCTGCTGCATGTTATTCAGGTATACCCTGTTCACCACATGGTCAATCTGCTGCATGTTATTCAGTTATACCCTGTGGTCAATCTGCTGCATGTTATTCAGTTATACCCTGTTCACCACATGGTCAATCTGCTGCATGTTATTCAGTTATACCCTGTGGTCAATCTGCTGCATGTTATTCAGTTATACCCTGTTCACCACATGGTCAATCTGCTGCATGTTATTCAGGTATACCCTGTTCACCACATGGTCAATCTGCTGCATGTTATTCAGTTATACCCTGTGGTCAATCTGCTGCATGTTATTCAGTTATACCCTGTTCACCACATGGTCAATCTGCTGCATGTTATTCAGGTATACCCTGTGGTCAATCTGCTGCATGTTATTCAGGTATACCCTGTGGTCAATCTGCTGCATGTTATTCAGGTATACCCTGTGGTCAATCTGCTGCATGTTATTCAG GTATACCCTGTTCACCACATGGTCAATCTGCTGCATGTTATTCAGTTATACCCTGTTCACCACATGGTCAATCTGCTGCATGTTATTCAG TTATACCCTGTTCACCACATGGTCAATCTGCTGCATGTTATTCAGGTATACCCTGTGGTCAATCTGCTGCATGTTATACCCTGTGGTCAATCTGCTGCATGTTATTCAGGTATACCCTGTTCACCACATGGTCAATCTGCTGCATGTTATACCCTGTTAACCACATGGTCAATCTGCTGGATGTACAACAGTCACACGGCTGCGGCCTTGTCCTGCTCTGAAGCCTTTACCCCCGAGGCTCTATCATGTTGCCCTTGA
- the LOC127929652 gene encoding uncharacterized protein LOC127929652 isoform X4 — MLLRAVIQVYPVHHMVNLLHVIPCSPHGQSAACYTLFTTWSICCMLYPVHHMVNLLHVIPCSPHGQSAACYTLFTTWSICCMLFSYTLFTTWSICCMLFRYTLFTTWSICCMLFSYTLWSICCMLFSYTLFTTWSICCMLFRYTLWSICCMLFRYTLWSICCMLFRYTLWSICCMLFRYTLFTTWSICCMLYPVHHMVNLLHVIQLYPVHHMVNLLHVIQVYPVVNLLHVIPCGQSAACYSGIPCSPHGQSAACYSVIPCSPHGQSAACYSVIPCSPHGQSAACYSGIPCGQSAACYTLWSICCMLFRYTLFTTWSICCMLYPVNHMVNLLDVQQSHGCGLVLL; from the exons ATGTTGTTGAGAGCAGTTATTCAGGTATACCCTGTTCACCACATGGTCAATCTGCTGCATGTTATACCCTGTTCACCACATGGTCAATCTGCTGCATGTTATACCCTGTTCACCACATGGTCAATCTGCTGCATGTTATACCCTGTTCACCACATGGTCAATCTGCTGCATGTTATACCCTGTTCACCACATGGTCAATCTGCTGCATGTTATACCCTGTTCACCACATGGTCAATCTGCTGCATGTTATTCAG TTATACCCTGTTCACCACATGGTCAATCTGCTGCATGTTATTCAGGTATACCCTGTTCACCACATGGTCAATCTGCTGCATGTTATTCAGTTATACCCTGTGGTCAATCTGCTGCATGTTATTCAGTTATACCCTGTTCACCACATGGTCAATCTGCTGCATGTTATTCAGGTATACCCTGTGGTCAATCTGCTGCATGTTATTCAGGTATACCCTGTGGTCAATCTGCTGCATGTTATTCAGGTATACCCTGTGGTCAATCTGCTGCATGTTATTCAGGTATACCCTGTTCACCACATGGTCAATCTGCTGCATGTTATACCCTGTTCACCACATGGTCAATCTGCTGCATGTTATTCAGTTATACCCTGTTCACCACATGGTCAATCTGCTGCATGTTATTCAGGTATACCCTGTGGTCAATCTGCTGCATGTTATACCCTGTGGTCAATCTGCTGCATGTTATTCAGGTATACCCTGTTCACCACATGGTCAATCTGCTGCATGTTATTCAGTTATACCCTGTTCACCACATGGTCAATCTGCTGCATGTTATTCAG TTATACCCTGTTCACCACATGGTCAATCTGCTGCATGTTATTCAGGTATACCCTGTGGTCAATCTGCTGCATGTTATACCCTGTGGTCAATCTGCTGCATGTTATTCAGGTATACCCTGTTCACCACATGGTCAATCTGCTGCATGTTATACCCTGTTAACCACATGGTCAATCTGCTGGATGTACAACAGTCACACGGCTGCGGCCTTGTCCTGCTCTGA
- the LOC127929652 gene encoding uncharacterized protein LOC127929652 isoform X8: MLYPVHHMVNLLHVIPCSPHGQSAACYTLFTTWSICCMLYPVHHMVNLLHVIQVYPVHHMVNLLHVIQLYPVVNLLHVIQLYPVHHMVNLLHVIQLYPVVNLLHVIQLYPVHHMVNLLHVIQVYPVHHMVNLLHVIQLYPVVNLLHVIQLYPVHHMVNLLHVIQVYPVVNLLHVIQVYPVVNLLHVIQVYPVVNLLHVIQVYPVHHMVNLLHVIPCSPHGQSAACYSVIPCSPHGQSAACYSVIPCSPHGQSAACYSVIPCSPHGQSAACYSGIPCGQSAACYTLWSICCMLFRYTLFTTWSICCMLYPVNHMVNLLDVQQSHGCGLVLL; encoded by the exons ATGTTATACCCTGTTCACCACATGGTCAATCTGCTGCATGTTATACCCTGTTCACCACATGGTCAATCTGCTGCATGTTATACCCTGTTCACCACATGGTCAATCTGCTGCATGTTATACCCTGTTCACCACATGGTCAATCTGCTGCATGTTATTCAGGTATACCCTGTTCACCACATGGTCAATCTGCTGCATGTTATTCAGTTATACCCTGTGGTCAATCTGCTGCATGTTATTCAGTTATACCCTGTTCACCACATGGTCAATCTGCTGCATGTTATTCAGTTATACCCTGTGGTCAATCTGCTGCATGTTATTCAGTTATACCCTGTTCACCACATGGTCAATCTGCTGCATGTTATTCAGGTATACCCTGTTCACCACATGGTCAATCTGCTGCATGTTATTCAGTTATACCCTGTGGTCAATCTGCTGCATGTTATTCAGTTATACCCTGTTCACCACATGGTCAATCTGCTGCATGTTATTCAGGTATACCCTGTGGTCAATCTGCTGCATGTTATTCAGGTATACCCTGTGGTCAATCTGCTGCATGTTATTCAGGTATACCCTGTGGTCAATCTGCTGCATGTTATTCAGGTATACCCTGTTCACCACATGGTCAATCTGCTGCATGTTATACCCTGTTCACCACATGGTCAATCTGCTGCATGTTATTCAGTTATACCCTGTTCACCACATGGTCAATCTGCTGCATGTTATTCAG TTATACCCTGTTCACCACATGGTCAATCTGCTGCATGTTATTCAG TTATACCCTGTTCACCACATGGTCAATCTGCTGCATGTTATTCAGGTATACCCTGTGGTCAATCTGCTGCATGTTATACCCTGTGGTCAATCTGCTGCATGTTATTCAGGTATACCCTGTTCACCACATGGTCAATCTGCTGCATGTTATACCCTGTTAACCACATGGTCAATCTGCTGGATGTACAACAGTCACACGGCTGCGGCCTTGTCCTGCTCTGA
- the LOC127929652 gene encoding uncharacterized protein LOC127929652 isoform X19, translating to MLLRAVIQVYPVHHMVNLLHVIPCSPHGQSAACYTLFTTWSICCMLYPVHHMVNLLHVIPCSPHGQSAACYTLFTTWSICCMLFSYTLFTTWSICCMLFRYTLWSICCMLFRYTLWSICCMLFRYTLWSICCMLFRYTLFTTWSICCMLYPVHHMVNLLHVIQLYPVHHMVNLLHVIQVYPVVNLLHVIPCGQSAACYSGIPCSPHGQSAACYSVIPCSPHGQSAACYSVIPCSPHGQSAACYSGIPCGQSAACYTLWSICCMLFRYTLFTTWSICCMLYPVNHMVNLLDVQQSHGCGLVLL from the exons ATGTTGTTGAGAGCAGTTATTCAGGTATACCCTGTTCACCACATGGTCAATCTGCTGCATGTTATACCCTGTTCACCACATGGTCAATCTGCTGCATGTTATACCCTGTTCACCACATGGTCAATCTGCTGCATGTTATACCCTGTTCACCACATGGTCAATCTGCTGCATGTTATACCCTGTTCACCACATGGTCAATCTGCTGCATGTTATACCCTGTTCACCACATGGTCAATCTGCTGCATGTTATTCAG TTATACCCTGTTCACCACATGGTCAATCTGCTGCATGTTATTCAGGTATACCCTGTGGTCAATCTGCTGCATGTTATTCAGGTATACCCTGTGGTCAATCTGCTGCATGTTATTCAGGTATACCCTGTGGTCAATCTGCTGCATGTTATTCAGGTATACCCTGTTCACCACATGGTCAATCTGCTGCATGTTATACCCTGTTCACCACATGGTCAATCTGCTGCATGTTATTCAGTTATACCCTGTTCACCACATGGTCAATCTGCTGCATGTTATTCAGGTATACCCTGTGGTCAATCTGCTGCATGTTATACCCTGTGGTCAATCTGCTGCATGTTATTCAGGTATACCCTGTTCACCACATGGTCAATCTGCTGCATGTTATTCAGTTATACCCTGTTCACCACATGGTCAATCTGCTGCATGTTATTCAG TTATACCCTGTTCACCACATGGTCAATCTGCTGCATGTTATTCAGGTATACCCTGTGGTCAATCTGCTGCATGTTATACCCTGTGGTCAATCTGCTGCATGTTATTCAGGTATACCCTGTTCACCACATGGTCAATCTGCTGCATGTTATACCCTGTTAACCACATGGTCAATCTGCTGGATGTACAACAGTCACACGGCTGCGGCCTTGTCCTGCTCTGA
- the LOC127929652 gene encoding uncharacterized protein LOC127929652 isoform X12, whose amino-acid sequence MLLRAVIQVYPVHHMVNLLHVIPCSPHGQSAACYTLFTTWSICCMLYPVHHMVNLLHVIPCSPHGQSAACYTLFTTWSICCMLFSYTLFTTWSICCMLFSYTLFTTWSICCMLFRYTLWSICCMLFRYTLWSICCMLFRYTLWSICCMLFRYTLFTTWSICCMLYPVHHMVNLLHVIQLYPVHHMVNLLHVIQVYPVVNLLHVIPCGQSAACYSGIPCSPHGQSAACYSVIPCSPHGQSAACYSVIPCSPHGQSAACYSGIPCGQSAACYTLWSICCMLFRYTLFTTWSICCMLYPVNHMVNLLDVQQSHGCGLVLL is encoded by the exons ATGTTGTTGAGAGCAGTTATTCAGGTATACCCTGTTCACCACATGGTCAATCTGCTGCATGTTATACCCTGTTCACCACATGGTCAATCTGCTGCATGTTATACCCTGTTCACCACATGGTCAATCTGCTGCATGTTATACCCTGTTCACCACATGGTCAATCTGCTGCATGTTATACCCTGTTCACCACATGGTCAATCTGCTGCATGTTATACCCTGTTCACCACATGGTCAATCTGCTGCATGTTATTCAG TTATACCCTGTTCACCACATGGTCAATCTGCTGCATGTTATTCAG TTATACCCTGTTCACCACATGGTCAATCTGCTGCATGTTATTCAGGTATACCCTGTGGTCAATCTGCTGCATGTTATTCAGGTATACCCTGTGGTCAATCTGCTGCATGTTATTCAGGTATACCCTGTGGTCAATCTGCTGCATGTTATTCAGGTATACCCTGTTCACCACATGGTCAATCTGCTGCATGTTATACCCTGTTCACCACATGGTCAATCTGCTGCATGTTATTCAGTTATACCCTGTTCACCACATGGTCAATCTGCTGCATGTTATTCAGGTATACCCTGTGGTCAATCTGCTGCATGTTATACCCTGTGGTCAATCTGCTGCATGTTATTCAGGTATACCCTGTTCACCACATGGTCAATCTGCTGCATGTTATTCAGTTATACCCTGTTCACCACATGGTCAATCTGCTGCATGTTATTCAG TTATACCCTGTTCACCACATGGTCAATCTGCTGCATGTTATTCAGGTATACCCTGTGGTCAATCTGCTGCATGTTATACCCTGTGGTCAATCTGCTGCATGTTATTCAGGTATACCCTGTTCACCACATGGTCAATCTGCTGCATGTTATACCCTGTTAACCACATGGTCAATCTGCTGGATGTACAACAGTCACACGGCTGCGGCCTTGTCCTGCTCTGA
- the LOC127929652 gene encoding uncharacterized protein LOC127929652 isoform X5, which translates to MLLRAVIQVYPVHHMVNLLHVIPCSPHGQSAACYTLFTTWSICCMLYPVHHMVNLLHVIPCSPHGQSAACYTLFTTWSICCMLFRYTLFTTWSICCMLFSYTLWSICCMLFSYTLFTTWSICCMLFSYTLWSICCMLFSYTLFTTWSICCMLFRYTLWSICCMLFRYTLFTTWSICCMLYPVHHMVNLLHVIQLYPVHHMVNLLHVIQVYPVVNLLHVIPCGQSAACYSGIPCSPHGQSAACYSVIPCSPHGQSAACYSVIPCSPHGQSAACYSGIPCGQSAACYTLWSICCMLFRYTLFTTWSICCMLYPVNHMVNLLDVQQSHGCGLVLL; encoded by the exons ATGTTGTTGAGAGCAGTTATTCAGGTATACCCTGTTCACCACATGGTCAATCTGCTGCATGTTATACCCTGTTCACCACATGGTCAATCTGCTGCATGTTATACCCTGTTCACCACATGGTCAATCTGCTGCATGTTATACCCTGTTCACCACATGGTCAATCTGCTGCATGTTATACCCTGTTCACCACATGGTCAATCTGCTGCATGTTATACCCTGTTCACCACATGGTCAATCTGCTGCATGTTATTCAGGTATACCCTGTTCACCACATGGTCAATCTGCTGCATGTTATTCAGTTATACCCTGTGGTCAATCTGCTGCATGTTATTCAGTTATACCCTGTTCACCACATGGTCAATCTGCTGCATGTTATTCAGTTATACCCTGTGGTCAATCTGCTGCATGTTATTCAGTTATACCCTGTTCACCACATGGTCAATCTGCTGCATGTTATTCAG GTATACCCTGTGGTCAATCTGCTGCATGTTATTCAGGTATACCCTGTTCACCACATGGTCAATCTGCTGCATGTTATACCCTGTTCACCACATGGTCAATCTGCTGCATGTTATTCAGTTATACCCTGTTCACCACATGGTCAATCTGCTGCATGTTATTCAGGTATACCCTGTGGTCAATCTGCTGCATGTTATACCCTGTGGTCAATCTGCTGCATGTTATTCAGGTATACCCTGTTCACCACATGGTCAATCTGCTGCATGTTATTCAGTTATACCCTGTTCACCACATGGTCAATCTGCTGCATGTTATTCAG TTATACCCTGTTCACCACATGGTCAATCTGCTGCATGTTATTCAGGTATACCCTGTGGTCAATCTGCTGCATGTTATACCCTGTGGTCAATCTGCTGCATGTTATTCAGGTATACCCTGTTCACCACATGGTCAATCTGCTGCATGTTATACCCTGTTAACCACATGGTCAATCTGCTGGATGTACAACAGTCACACGGCTGCGGCCTTGTCCTGCTCTGA